The following are from one region of the Hemibagrus wyckioides isolate EC202008001 linkage group LG24, SWU_Hwy_1.0, whole genome shotgun sequence genome:
- the LOC131344915 gene encoding GTPase IMAP family member 9-like has translation MAAAEGAPAVQRPVLRKCSSSLVEPPTMSTSLRIIMFGSSGHQQFSLTESILQRAVFTGADPHTILTTKTSGEILNKKVTLVNTPNLVDHDLFHYTLKKELKKAVCFSCPGPHAVLFTLNPSEIPSNVYDIYKPLVRYFGDQILKYTMIVLYHEEEELSESEDSMKENKQFKKLLEDCGQRYLVFSGMKNRSEGEMTRQLFEEIEKMVAEHGIFSNSEFEDADKRIRKEEKILQDHRKKEVSAMLEELKKKHSQDDLGRETEHYEEKIRLENREKAEMQIAERLGFTLRLVDYAAAVGKGAFAGAVLAGAMGFPGMAVGAVVGAALGCLLGGAATAAWNIVSNALADFGRHAA, from the exons ATGGCAGCAGCTGAAG GTGCTCCGGCAGTCCAGCGGCCTGTGCTGCGGAAATGCAGCAGCAGCCTTGTGGAACCACCTACTA TGAGTACATCGTTGAGGATTATCATGTTTGGAAGCTCTGGTCATCAGCAGTTCTCTCTGACCGAGTCGATCCTGCAGCGAGCGGTGTTTACCGGCGCTGATCCTCACACTATACTGACCACTAAAACTTCAGGAGAGATCCTTAACAAAAAAGTGACTCTGGTCAACACCCCAAATCTCGTCGATCACGATTTATTTCACTATACGTTGAAAAAAGAGCTGAAGAAGGCGGTTTGTTTTTCCTGTCCAGGGCCACATGCTGTCCTGTTCACACTAAATCCATCAGAAATACCCTCAAATGTGTACGACATTTATAAACCGTTAGTGCGCTACTTTGGAGATCAAATCTTGAAATACACAATGATTGTTTTATACCATGAAGAAGAGGAGTTGAGCGAGTCAGAAGACAGTatgaaggaaaataaacagTTCAAGAAGCTTCTTGAGGACTGTGGCCAAAGATATCTGGTCTTCAGTGGAATGAAGAACAGGAGTGAGGGTGAAATGACAAGGCAGCTGTTTGAGGAAATAGAAAAGATGGTGGCAGAACATGGGATTTTTTCTAACTCGGAATTTGAAGATGCTGATAAACGAAtcaggaaagaggaaaaaatcctCCAAGATCACAGAAAGAAGGAGGTCAGTGCAATGctggaggaactgaagaagAAGCATTCTCAGGATGATCTGGGAAGAGAAACTGAGCATTATGAAGAAAAGATCAGGTTAGAGAACAGGGAAAAGGCAGAGATGCAGATCGCAGAGAGACTCGGCTTCACTCTCAGACTTGTGGATTATGCAGCGGCTGTAGGAAAAGGAGCATTTGCAGGGGCGGTGTTAGCGGGGGCGATGGGGTTTCCAGGTATGGCTGTAGGAGCAGTGGTTGGTGCAGCACTCGGTTGTTTGTTAGGTGGTGCAGCTACAGCAGCTTGGAACATTGTCTCTAATGCTTTGGCAGATTTTGGTAGACATGCAGCTTAA